The Pontibacter sp. SGAir0037 DNA segment CTCTCCGTCTACGGTTACTTTATAGGTTTCCGGGTCCACGGCAATATTTGGCAGGTAGTCGTTCAGGGCCATATCTTTTTTAGTAACGCTGCGGCAGTTCTTTACCGCCACCACTTCTTTGCTGAGGCCATAGTTTGCTTTTACATGTGCTACCGATGCCCCGGACACAAATACCATAGAAGTTTTACCAACTGCTGCCCCGAAAGAACCGAACATAGGCCTCGAAAAATAAGGCTGTGGCGTTGGAATAGAAGCATTGGCATCTCCCATCTGCGACTGCACAATAACGCCTCCTTTAACTACCATTTCTGGCCTGGAGCCAAAGAAAGCAGGTTTCCATAGCACCAGGTCTGCCAGTTTGCCTACCTCTACAGAGCCAATCTCTTCTGAAAAACCATGTGCACGGGCAGGATTAATGGTATACTTGGCGACATAGCGCTTCGCCCTGAAATTATCTGCGTCGCTGCCTGTGGAGGCGTCCTCGCCTAACTGCCCGCGCTGCTGTTTCATTTTATGTGCTGTTTGCCAGGTGCGGGCAACCACCTCTCCTACACGCCCCATTGCCTGCGAATCAGAAGCAATAATAGACAGAGCTCCCATATCGTGCAGTATATCTTCAGCAGCAATGGTTTCTCCCCTGATCCGGCTTTCGGCAAAGGCTACATCTTCCGGTATATTTTTATCCAGGTGATGGCACACCATGAGCATGTCCAGGTGCTCGTCTATGGTGTTTACTGTAAACGGCCTGGTAGGATTGGTGGAAGAAGGAATGACATTGGGTTCACCACATATTTTGATGATATCCGGTGCGTGCCCTCCACCGGCTCCCTCGGTATGGTAGGCATGAATGGTTCTTCCCTTAAAAGCACTGGTAGAGGTCTCCACAAAACCACTTTCATTTAAGGTATCGGTGTGGATGCAGACCTGCACATCGTACTGCTCAGCAATGCTCAGGCACGAATCTATAGCGGCCGGTGTAGTTCCCCAGT contains these protein-coding regions:
- the ureC gene encoding urease subunit alpha codes for the protein MSYKIDRHAYADMYGPTVGDKVRLGDTDLVIEVEKDYSTYGEECKFGGGKVLRDGMGQAAGIRQADALDMIITNALVLDYTGIYKADIGIKNGRIAGIGKGGNPHIMPGVSPGMVVGVTTEVIAGEGQILTAGAIDCHIHFICPQQITEALASGVTTMVGGGTGPAAGTNATTCTPGAFFIEMMLKAIETYPLNFGFLGKGNSSKPEGLIEQVEAGALGFKLHEDWGTTPAAIDSCLSIAEQYDVQVCIHTDTLNESGFVETSTSAFKGRTIHAYHTEGAGGGHAPDIIKICGEPNVIPSSTNPTRPFTVNTIDEHLDMLMVCHHLDKNIPEDVAFAESRIRGETIAAEDILHDMGALSIIASDSQAMGRVGEVVARTWQTAHKMKQQRGQLGEDASTGSDADNFRAKRYVAKYTINPARAHGFSEEIGSVEVGKLADLVLWKPAFFGSRPEMVVKGGVIVQSQMGDANASIPTPQPYFSRPMFGSFGAAVGKTSMVFVSGASVAHVKANYGLSKEVVAVKNCRSVTKKDMALNDYLPNIAVDPETYKVTVDGEHLTCEPATKLPLAQLYNLF